taaaacagaaaaaagaggttattttatttttcttgtattatAATATAGATTGGTGACATAAACAGGGGGCATATTTCAATTCTTGATACAGATAATTTTGATTCCTAGAAACCGAACACCTATCTAGccaaacaaagattaaaaattatatcCTTTTAAGgactaagaaagaaaataaattatggaaacccccccccccccctgtaGAAAAAATCATGCCAACAAGCCCTGCAATATGCACATGATATATGTTTTGCATGCTACAAATTTATCTTTCTAAGTTTGTTGCATCACTTAGGTTGGTTCCATGAATGTGATGATTGCTAATTTTAGGCTGTTCAAGACGCAATAGCGAGCAGAAGATACCAATGTATAGGAGTTGAAATGCTGTAGTGAACAAACAGATGACGTAGTATTTTATTAGAGTTCCTTTTGTATGTGGACCATGTGGTAATTAATGCACAAATGGCATGTTCAAAAATACACTTAAATGGGTTAATGACTTTGTTATTCTATAAATGGAATTTGCTTCCCCAAAACATTGTCGTTCTTTTGTAAATGTTGATTGTAAGACAACATTAAGTGCCATTAACTCTTGATTTGAGCAAAATGTGCCTCAAGTGCCATTGACTCTCAGATTTGCATGAATTGTGCCAGCTGAcatatttttctactttttcctctctttttgcAGGTCTGTTTTTTTGCATCTCTTGCTTAATGATAAGACGTGATCTCTTGTCGATGGtattaaattttatagaaaattgattgatttatggccatttatgttatctttttattttttgtagagGAAAAGTTGGAAAAACTTATTTGCATACATGGGCTCggtttctattttatatattgatcCAGGAAATTGTaagattgtgtgtgtgtgtatttccTTTTGTGCCCACATAAATCATGTGTTTACTAATAAACATATAtaccatttttttctcttaacttgTACCTAAACTAATGACACCAATATGTTTGTTGAGTTTCtcttttactaattttttgtgGCTTAACTTTCTACAGGGTGGGGAACAGAAAGATCGTGAGGCATGGACACAGATTTGTGAAATCAGTCGAAATGAGTTTAACAGGGTTTATCAGCGCCTTGGAGTTCAGTTAGAGGAAAAGGTATGTGAATTTCAATatcttatagtttttttttttttttgggataaaattACCACTAATAGTGTTGATtcaataaattgaaaatgagGATATAATAGATTTCAATAATTAAAGCTGCCTGAAATGCAAATGGTCCTTGGTGCATATCAACTGCAAAGATCTTTGTTTATAGTGAGGTTTCCAGAAAATTAGGCAACCAACTAACAGTTATACTTTTCTTGCTGACAGGGGGAAAGCTTATACAATCCATACATTCCTAACATTTTGAATAAATTGACTAGTATAAATTTAGTTGAGGAAAGTCAGGGGGCTCGTGTGATCTTTCTTGAAGGGTTTAATATACCGCTTACTGTATTTGATAatatttctatgttaatattacattagtttggagacatttgtggtgttgttaattaattacattTGTGGTATTGTGTTAGTATAGCTAAAACTATTACAGGTTCTTTGTAACAggtttgaataatatatttgatgtaaaaaatggttttaaagcccattgaaaaaaaaaaaaaaaaaagagagagaacctatagcggcggtcaaaaagcgccgcaataggtgcacattttatgttttaaatgaAACCCTATAGCGGCGCTTACCGCCCACCGCTAAAGGTACGCACATATAGTGGCTTTTCCACCCGCTTAATTGATTGCCTATAGCAGCAATGTGTACACACCACTAAAAGTCAATTAACACGAATTCAAACGTCATATGGCGGCGGTTTTATGCCCACTGCAATAAACCAAAACCCCCGCCAAAAGGTGTATCTATAGGGGTGCTTTTTGTTACTGCCACAATAAATCTATAGTGGCAAGACAAACCGCCGTAATAGCACCTGCCGCTAAAGGTCAAATGTACctttagcggcggttttggcCCACTGCAATAGGTCTTTTTTTTGCAGTGGAAGCTTCTTCTTGGAGACTTAAATTTCAGTCATTCTCCCTCCCCTTCCCCTAataccccacaagcacttatacttgttgAGTGACTTTCGAACCAAATGTATGTGGTTGACTAGTTAAAGTTAGATTTGCatgaaatattatattaaattttaagccATTTATTACTGTAgttatattatttcattttcatttatagAAACTTGAAAGGAAAATTTACTCCCCCATACAATTCTTGATATTGACTAGTGGATCGTAAATGTGTCACCGTAATTTTGTCATTCTTTAAATATCACTGCATAGTAATCACCATAAAcacaccaaaaaatatatatagatttgaaatCTTGGTAAGATGGGAAAGCTCTCGCCAGCTTATTGTATTTTTACATTTCTTGTCTTGGCTTCAGGTACAACTCTCTTTTATACTCTATCTATGTTGGTCTTGCACATTAAGTATCATTTGGTTTACACTTGGTCTTcctaagaaaattaaaaatgtacAAGAATTTGTATAAAACATAATGGGGTTTTGATGAGAATCTACACTTGAttgttttcaataataattaaaagttaAGAATATCACGTCTCAAGCATGATTTAAAGCactatttttaaatcaagtaaTGAAAACATAATTAAGTACcttattcttaaataaatttacatGTTTATATATGAATGGCATCGATTAGTGGTAAATACTTCTCTATTTCTTGTCATAATCAAGTATGTGAACTACTGCCAATGGTGGATGGCAAGCTATGCTCTAAAGAATTTGATCGATCTGATGCTGACTGCCAATCGAAAAGTGTATCCAACAATCCAAGTATTTTTAAAACATGCACTATATAGACATAAGATATTTCATTAGCGGTTGCAATGCGTTTTGGTGTAATACCAAGTGCATAGCAATTTACGGTTTATTTCAAGGAAGTTATGGAGTATGTACTCAAATAACTGGACAAGCAGGTCCTATTACTAATTTTGTTTGACGTTGCACCTATAACTGCTAGTCATGTAAAacaacatatattatataataaaatataacaaagttAGATCTTGAAAATTATGGTTGTCTCAAGTGGttattgtaagcgcacaattgcacctggacccaaagacaactacgggctcaggcccaatgagccttaaacaataaaatttgtagagcgtgggcttgaaacctaggttagaagtactgagagcttgataacaggctaagagttacaaaacacatgtaaataacaaaagataattgtaaataggcctcttcggacgtaagccgaggactacttctgtattatttctatttcttacttaaaagttacaattcttagtttttttctttgttgcagATCCTCCCctttctctttggccttcacccacCTTAAATACTttcttccctgatacttttttggaaagtgactagaagtttcagccctactgtttaggggtcacttccccattaatgcggctagggaggtaggtgcagagcctttaatgcggaggtggcaacctttgctcttgatattttcttcaacactggtgcatctagaaggttcagggtgtctccctttaaccattagtcttccCAGagttgccttgaccttcataatgaagttttgagttctcttggatttgtccgaggagaagctcgccctaggctgtatcctcggatcctcggcgtatgggccaattcgtagagtttaattctggagcaggtcggccttccatGCTACAGTctaaaggcccatatgcccacttgggtccttttactccccacaatagcccctaaaaactctatttttcatcatccgaggagaaaaaatagggttttgattcaacGAGGACTTACCCcacatattttgtaaataactgcacgtgtggaaatcgtttcgcgttccagaggatgccacttggcggttttattttcaaaaacgcgcgcatttattaccgtaagttacaccttgtcccccacgtttaacaatgagatgagcatccaacggcccctgttactccatgaaaatttgggcaggacaaatgcaatttcgaggccgtttcccgcacgtcgtgacgcttcgggaacctgcgccctcatttatttcctcagaggctaatcccatcaaaacatcaataaccaccttttgtctgcagaagcccgtggaaattcgcacaacttgaaatttgtaagttcttattccttttccttaaccctttctcctcggatcctgtcctcggcCCCCCTTTTAACTGTTCCatctcttagaacttagtctttcttttctttctgatgggaaagtttaagtgtctagtagataccgctgctgggatggagggttttagagctaagtatcatattcccagcgacgtaggtctaaaatactgcccggcggaagccgtggccggttctaggaaaaccggagaggtcatcatccccatggtcgccttcgtaaatggtgggatgaccctcccaatgaaacccgtaaccagggagtacctccgcaaccaccgattgtgtcccgatcagtgcgcttcaaacatttttagagttttaggaagcgtcgatgctctaaacgagcaaatgggtgtgaacctcacatggcatgatgtcatctttatgtacgaatgccacaaactcactggagtaggttattacatcaaatcccgctccagcgtagttaggttgatctcctgtttgcccaagtccaataaaggcatgaaggatgactacctcatcgtctatggcaactggcatgacggcccccactgcccagttgagtggggagatccaggtgcgacaccttaggatttaacttccccctccataactccctaaatcatctaggcATGTGCAttcgcatttacttgagcgtctaactttaatttattatatgttctacgaatctgaccatgtttgtttatttggatgtttttctttgcagataagcaaaacgtgcgcccacacttaagccactgcaacgttgcagatttgaatagagtgctacgctccgaggtgttcgttagcagagacttacaacttagggcggcccacttgattctggggtacgatcccttctcctcggacttccaggagatcgagaacgcaataatcgcgggtgaccaaaggcgtaggagaattaacgtagccagaccccacttattggccgaccacgacatccctgacgccccacACACAGtgttgtacacacagcccataacggcagttcccctcgctgtgcactctcaggcaattgatgtcccagaggagcgagtgtcttcttcgaacacgttggacgaggagatagaacaatttcaattcgaggactccccacgacctcgcggaaacacgttcgttgttctttccgacgaggaagaagaagcagccgaAGCCTCTGGGATAgaaggtctagtgatagcgcgtccagacgacagctccattgaagaagagatggacgagctgaagGGCCTTATGACCGCAAGAGGTGCACGAGTGGCGAAGAAGGGGACAAAGGGgccccaagttcccccagctttaccactacttcctcctcctccagccgaccctaagcctccagccgaagatcccaagaagaaaaggaaagcggaagccgagggggctggaggtgaaaaacaaaagaagatgaaacagccCGCGCCAGCCCAGCAGCAGAaattggacaagggcaaagggcgcgcccgctcagttgaaagcggggagatcagagacgtggccgaggtgcgccgagcacggCTGCCCCTGGTCTCCGACTTAAagctggacggcgcacccattcCCTGTCACTCCGGCATTAGGGcggtccaacaaggccacgcccatcATTTGGCCGAGGAGTTGGAGTGTCACCTcttgctgcccaaggacatggaaaccttggagaagatgggccagccgcagtTGTTCCTCTccttaaaaaggggtttagcacTGATAAGTTCCACCTCGCACTcgtactttatatttatttgtaaatactTTACCGTATTTAACCTCCTggcatttttgcagtccatccaagaagttttcgcggccgagaagttcgtggaggattctcggaagcgcgctgggatggagcaagagctgaggtaagaggcagaaaggtccctaggccaggccctagcagagaacgggaagatcacgtcacagctggccgacttgaaaagagagagagatggtgacaaggccagcttgaagacgatagagggccaagtggaggggcagcgtaagcttctccgccaaaaggatgacgagcttgcccaagtccaacaagcacgctctgacttggaaaaggagcttacgcgggcgaaggaggaggctcgcgcccacaagcacgcactggaggccgcgaagaaggccggCTGAGGAGGGGTAACCAGCCAAACGGAAcgacagaggcttttgcggccttgtgcgaGAGTACCTGTCGGCAGGGTtaggggagaggccatgaatgcagcaggggttcctcaagcttccgagctgaggaagtccgagaacatttggcttgccctagacatacaggaaattgaagaccctcctattgctgcctctcctgcccttcctcctgtggtgcaagaacttgttcctgatcctacagaacctgaaggttcctataaagagaaggacaagtgtgatggCGCCGAGAAGAAGCGAGTTCAAGACATGAAGCCCCTTGtcccttcaacagacaaagggaaacaagttttgtccacctttgaaCTAGAGTTGAAGAGTaccgaggctggcagcagctccctccaagacccccctacACAAGCTTAAGGCCTAGGATAGAACCTTTTGTACTCCTCCcccttttttgtatataattaatgaagaacatttttattcaactttcgttcatgttgtctttgttttaccttattctttttgtgcttaccatgaaagttttcaataacaaatagttaaagggaaaacagaataaataagtctaactccaccatgcaaacaactatgacttcaaaacagccacataacttaatttagatattaaataaggtcacagttagacaactcacatgatgattaaacctttgtaatctgacgTATTGCTTTCAGTAagatgtaaggtccgaagaccattccttacaaaaatttgtttaacacttaaaaatgtggaacttgagatccaaattaatgaatggtgagataCTGATTTCCATAAAACGtatgataagaataagaacagtaacaagatattaagaacagtgacaaggtttgtggtccgaggactatacttaaccaagtttctgtttgactcttaagaatagtaaccccaaatgttaatttccccaaagtaggagatccgaggacctggcataactaaggttctgtttaacaaatgataagatatcaatttccacaaggtttgtggtccgaggactacacttaaccaagtttctgtttaattcttaagaatagtagcttcaaatgttaatttccccaaagtaggagatccgaggacccgacataactaaggttctgtttaacaaatgataagatgtcaatttccacaaggtttgtggtccgaggactacacttaaccaagtttctgtttgattcttaagaatagtagcttcaaatgttaatttccccaaagtaggaggtccgaggacccggcataactaaggttctgtttaacaaatgataagatatcaatttccacaaggtttgtggtccgaggactacacttaaccaagtttctgtttgattcttaagaatagtaactcgAAATGttagaggtacttataactttgaaatgttaactaacaaaagcacattttattaataataatatcttctaaggttatttacattccacgggcgtggtacaattctttcatctaggtcagctagccgatatgaccctatgcctgctactgaaataatgcgataggggccttcccagttgggtcctagcttaccccaagctgggttcttagaagtgcccacaacttttcttagtacaagatcaccaggtgcgagcggccttagcttcacgtgggcatcatatccccgttttagcttctgttgataataagccatttggaccatagctgcctcgcgtcgctCCTCGAGTAGATTGAGGCCTTTccccaggagtccattgttattctccgggctaaaagaacttgtcttcagggtgggaaaaccagattccaggggtataaccgcctcggctccataagtcatagagaatggtgtttctcccgtggacctgcgcggcgtagtccgatacgtccacagaacatgtgggagttcctctacccatctgcctttcgaatcgtccaaccttttcttgagcccactaactatgaccttgttaacagcctcggcttgcccatttccctgaggataagctagggttgaatatctatttatgatacccatatcaccacagtatttcctaaaagccttgctgtcgaattgaacgccattgtctaagataagtgtgtgtggaataccgaatctagtgacgatattttcccaaataaatttcttggagtcaacgtctctaatatttgctaagggctcggcctcaacccatttagtgaaatagtctgtctccacgagaagccatcttttgtttcctgcagctctcgaaaatggccccactatgtccaatccccattgtgcaaaaggccaaggactggaaaaaGGGTTAAgagcccctccaggttgatgaatattaggggcgaacctctggcattgatcacactttcgagcataatcctgagcctccctctgcatattgggccaccaataaccctgagtcagagctctatgggctaaggaccttcccccagtgtggcttccacaaattccctcatgcagttcctccagtagtgcttccgttgattcaaggtgcacacacaacaagtacggtcttGAGAAGGAttgtttgtacagtttctggtcctcggacaaccagaaacgtggcgcctttcgacgtatcttatctgcttcagctttgtcctcaggaagggtatcattcttaagaaaagatataaccgggtcgatccaactaggtccaggccttatcagatgaatgtgaACTGTGCTGACAATGGTAAAAGTTGGCTCtaacaaatcctccacgaggataatcttgggcaaaccctgagccgaagacgttgtgAACATAGGCAAAGAATAtgcatgagtatttccacttctagaaatgtgagctaagacgaaggagtcaaattcggcttgctgacgcttgacctgggccaaatattcctgcattctggggtttctagcctccatggtgcccgtgacttggccgaccactaactgagaatccgagaacgcCTGGAGTACCTTTCCACACATCCTATGCACCATCTTCATggccaccaagactgcttcatactcggcctcattattggtagccgagaacgccaatctcaaagatttttcgaagacaattccctcaggggacattaggacaagtccaacaccagaccctctctgattagctgccccatccacatacactttccaagtcggaggtactgcagttgtgatcacaccaactggcttttcatccatgtgtgcctcTTTCAgggtttcttctagcaatggtttggtaaactctgccaccaagtcagcgaggacctggcccttcaccgaggtgcgaggcttgtatttaacatcaaaagctcccaaaatggttccccattttgccaccctgccagagtaatcagcactgcgtaacaccgccttaagaggcaattgggtt
This portion of the Castanea sativa cultivar Marrone di Chiusa Pesio chromosome 7, ASM4071231v1 genome encodes:
- the LOC142642573 gene encoding arginine--tRNA ligase, cytoplasmic-like, with translation MRLYILQRGKVGKTYLHTWARFLFYILIQEIGGEQKDREAWTQICEISRNEFNRVYQRLGVQLEEKGESLYNPYIPNILNKLTSINLVEESQGARVIFLEGFNIPLTVFDNISMLILH